In Deltaproteobacteria bacterium, the genomic window AAATTCCCGCAGGACAAGGGGAGCCCGGGGCATCTGATGACTCTGCATGCCGTTCCATCCCACGGCAAGAAGCATGTCGGCGTTTTGTTCATCGGGGATGGTAAAAAGATACTGGCGGCCCGTGGCGCGGCCGTGGGCCCAGAAAATGCCGGTCAGTTCCTGGGCAAGGGCGCTGTAATGATAGCGGGAGCCAAGGGAGCGCATCAACCGCACGCCGAACGCGGCCTCGAAATGGCAGCCCTGACCGCCACCCCCCATGTAAGCGAACGACCTCGGCCCGTTCGCATCGACGATCGACCTTAGTTTTTCCGCTATTTCACTGATCGCCTGATCCCATGAGATCCTCTCGAAACCGTTCCCTGTGCGCTTCAGGGGGTGGGTCAGACGCTCCCGCAGATGCTGGTGATAGGCGATACTGGCACCTTTCCGGCACATATACCCCTTCGACCGGAAATTATTCTTGTCTCCCCGTACCTTCGCGATACGGTTGTTTTCGACATACACCTCAAGGCCGCAGTTCTGAGCGCAGAGAACACATCCCGTTTTATGCCACGTGCCCATGCATTTTCCTCCTCGCCGTACCGGTAGAATTTTTCATACCCGCAGGTATTGCATATTTCGTGCTTTCCGACAAAAGGAATTTTCAGAACGATGCCGCCGCCGCGATGAGTAAGAACCATGCCGGAACGGTGGGTCTGTAAGGGGACGGTCATGGACAGATGGCACGGACCAGCCGATGCGGCCCCGGGATAATGATAGCGGAGCGAGGGGTGGCCGGGGAAATACGGCTCCTGTGTGTCCGGGATCGTGACTTCTTCGAGGAAATAATGATTGATATTCAAGGCAAATCCTCTTACATTGGCGATAATCGATAACCATGACAGGCAAAAAGGGATGAGGAAACCCGTAACTGGGACCAGTGGAGAGGTGTTCCTTTTAGATTTCCGTGGTACCGTTACGATCCGAGGGGAGGGCCCACATGAAACTCCAGACGAAGTTGTTGATCCTCTATATTCTCTGCACGATACTTATCATGCTCGCCCTTGGTGATGTCTTTTACTCAAGACTTTGGAAGGAACGGCTGGAGTCGATTCGGAAAGACCTTTCGAACCAGCTTCAGCATGCTGATTTTGCATTGGGTTCATTTTTCGCCGAAGTAGGGAACGATGTTTCCGCATTAGCGGCGAACGAGTTGGTCTGGACCAGAGATGACCGCGATTTTACCAGCTTCCTTGATGCCGACGAAGAGACCTTTGAATATCATATCAATGAAACCGAGCAGAGAATTATCGATGTTTTCAATAATTATCGCATGACACACCCCTATGTGAATTCGGTATACATGGGGAGGGAGAACGGCAGTTTTGTCCGGTCGCACAAGCGGGCGCGCCCCACCCGGTATGATCCCAGGGAACGACCGTGGTACGTCACGGCGAAGAACAATCCCGGCCGGGTGATGGAAACCGAGGCATATCCGTCGGTCACCACGTCCGATGTCAACATCGGTTTAGTGAAAGCCCTTGTTGATGGGGATGGTGCGGTGTACGGTGTCGTCGGCGTCGATGTGACGCTGGTGAATCTGACGAACTATATTTCAAATTTCAAGACCAGTCCCCCGGGGAAGATAATTCTTCTGGACAGAAAGGGGACGGTTCTGGCCGGCCTTACAAGAGAAATGCTCTTTAAAAATGTCAGTAATTATTCGGCTGCTCTTGCGAAAACACTTATGGAGACCGGACGGGAGCATCCTTCCGTAAGCATTGATGATGAAAAGTACTATGTTTTTTCGCGTTCTGCAATGCACCAGGACTGGAAGATAGCCGTCCTGATCCCTTCGGTAAACATCGAAGAGCAGATCATCGGTCAGATCATACTGACAATATCGGGATTGGCGATCGGCCTGGCGTTACTGAGCTTCCTCACCCTGGTGGGACTGAACATCTACGTGACGAAACCGTTGAAGCGGTTCATCGACGAAACGGACTACATTGCCAGGACATCGAATCTCGAGCGTCACATCGATATAACCTCCAAAGATGAGATCGGGGCGCTGGCCCGTTCTTACAACGACATGATCGACGCCCTCAGCTTCACTTACAAATCACTGAAAGATACGGAAACGGAGCTCATAGCGCACAGGGACCATCTTGAACAATTGGTCAATGAGCGTACATCGAGTCTCCAGGAGGCGAATGAACGGCTCTCGGCCGAGATAGAGGAGCATAAGCTGACCATGCTGGCGCTTGCCGTTGAAAAAGAGCGTGCCGAGGTTGCTGACCGGCTCAAGTCCGCCTTCCTGGCCACCATGTCGCACGAACTGAGAACGCCGCTGAACTCCATCATCGGGTTCACCGGCATCATTCTTCAGGGACTGGTCGGGCCGCTCAATGATGAACAGAAAAAACAGTTGAACATGGTGCGAGGAAGCGCACAGCATCTGCTTTCACTGATCAACGATGTTTTGGATATATCCAAGATAGAAGCGGGGCAGTTGCAGTTGTCCCATGAAGACTTTGACCTGCGCGGTGCCGTGGAAAAGGTCGTGGAGAGTACCCGCCCCATTGCGGCAAAGAAAGGTCTGAAACTGACCGGTACCTGTTCTGTCGACATTGGAACGATGAAAGGTGACGTCAGACGGGTGGAGCAGATACTGCTCAATCTGCTCAGCAACGCCATAAAGTTCACTGAAACGGGGTCGGTGACCGTACAATGCGAATCCGACGAAAGGAACGTAACCGTAAGGGTCATCGACACCGGCATCGGCATCAGGACCGAGGACATGGAAACCCTTTTCAAGGCCTTCAGACAAATCGATTCGGGAATAACGCGAAAGTATGAAGGCACCGGGCTGGGGCTTTCCATATGCAGGAGACTGGTGGAACTCATGGGAGGATCGATCTGGGTGACGAGCGAATGGGGTTCGGGGAGCACCTTTGGTTTTTCACTGCCGAAAGAGGGGGACGATTCGAATGAAACGGATACTGATCGTCGATGACAACGCCGCTGATCCGTACCTGCTCGAAGAACTCCTGAAGAGTTATGGGTCTTGACATGATATAGGCGGAAAACGGTCAGGACGCGTCAGAGCATTCCGATCAAGACACACGCCTTATTTCCCGAAATGGCACAGGGGGTAGACGCAGGTTTCGCAGTTGAGGCAGAAGCCTCCGTGTCCCAGGCGGGCGAGGTCGTTCCGTGTCATGTCGAGTCCCGCCAGGAGCCGGGGAAGAAGCACATCAAAACTGGTCGTCTTGAAATAGAGGGCGGCGGCGGGGACACCGATCAACTGAACCGGGCCAATCCGGCCGGTCAGTGTCATGGCTCCCGGCAGCAGCGGGCTTCCGTACAGGATATCCGTGGCGCCGGCATCAATGAGTCCCTGGCGGGTCACATCGTCGGGATCAACCGAGAGACCACCTGTCGTCACCAGAAGATCGATCCCCTCGCCGATCAGCGCGGTCGCTGATTCGGCAATGATTTCCCGGTCGTCGGGAACGATGCGGCTGTAAACGGTATCACACCCGAATCGCCCGAGCTTTGAACGGATCAACGGCTCAAAGCGATCTTCCACGAGGCCGCTTGCCACTTCCGTGCCCGTCACCAGAATGCCTGCGACTGCCTTTCGCAGCGGCAGCACGCGAAAGAGGGGATTCCCCTCGAGCACTCCCATGGCCTGATTGAAATACGGTTTTGAAAGGTACAGGGGTATCGCCCGCGTTGCGCCGATGGCGGAATCTCCGGCGACGACCGTCCCGTTTCTCCGTCCGGCACACATGACATCGGGGACCAGGTTGAAGGAAAAGAGACGTTCGGTATCGACAACCAGCAGCCCCTCCCGTTCCGCAAAAAAGGTCACCTTTCCCTCACTCGGCCTTTCGTCACGGCGCACCCCCTCTCCAGCCATGGCGGCGGCAAAGGCGACGGCGGCATCGTCCTCATGGACCCAGTTTTCATCGGGATGTGCCGTTTCCTTGACATAGACGCGTGCCCTTCCCATCTTTCTCAGCATGTCGATATCATCGGCCCCGATGACCTGATCGCGCCGGAATGCGGGTCCCTTTGTTTCAAAGGGGACGACCCGCGTCATATCATGAAGACCCGTCATTCCGAGTGCGTTCTCAAGGGGAACGGCCTTCAGGTCGGGAGCGGCCGGCTCGGCCGGGGCCTCCTGCTTCTGATAGGGGGTCTTACTGCGGCATCCCTTGCAGAGCTCCCCGTCCCTTTCGGGATATGCCTCGCCGCAGAGCGGGCAGAGGACGATCCGTTTCCCCTTTCTCCGCTTTTCGAGATATTCCGGCCGCATTGTTATCTTCTGCGCGCCCATGATCTGGTAACCCGCGTCCTTTATCTGATCGAGGAGCGCCTGCAGGTCCTGTTCTCTTTTCGGCTTCAGCTTCAGAAACCAGTTCTTGATCTCCGGCCAGTCGTCCAACCTGGACGCGTCGATAAAGACCCTGATTCCGTCTCCTGTATATTTGTCATAAAAGCTGACCGCGTACCGGCCGAAATCGACGACCTTGAGCCAACCGTTCCCGATAGTGCACGGTGTCAGGAGCTGGACCGCGTCGGGAAGACAGCTGGGCGTTTCGCAGATCACGTCGCAAAGGACGTTTTCCGGCATCCGGCTCCGCGCGAACTGGACCATGAAACCGCCGATGATGATCCCCGGTGCGACGCTTC contains:
- a CDS encoding HAMP domain-containing protein → MKLQTKLLILYILCTILIMLALGDVFYSRLWKERLESIRKDLSNQLQHADFALGSFFAEVGNDVSALAANELVWTRDDRDFTSFLDADEETFEYHINETEQRIIDVFNNYRMTHPYVNSVYMGRENGSFVRSHKRARPTRYDPRERPWYVTAKNNPGRVMETEAYPSVTTSDVNIGLVKALVDGDGAVYGVVGVDVTLVNLTNYISNFKTSPPGKIILLDRKGTVLAGLTREMLFKNVSNYSAALAKTLMETGREHPSVSIDDEKYYVFSRSAMHQDWKIAVLIPSVNIEEQIIGQIILTISGLAIGLALLSFLTLVGLNIYVTKPLKRFIDETDYIARTSNLERHIDITSKDEIGALARSYNDMIDALSFTYKSLKDTETELIAHRDHLEQLVNERTSSLQEANERLSAEIEEHKLTMLALAVEKERAEVADRLKSAFLATMSHELRTPLNSIIGFTGIILQGLVGPLNDEQKKQLNMVRGSAQHLLSLINDVLDISKIEAGQLQLSHEDFDLRGAVEKVVESTRPIAAKKGLKLTGTCSVDIGTMKGDVRRVEQILLNLLSNAIKFTETGSVTVQCESDERNVTVRVIDTGIGIRTEDMETLFKAFRQIDSGITRKYEGTGLGLSICRRLVELMGGSIWVTSEWGSGSTFGFSLPKEGDDSNETDTDRR
- a CDS encoding trehalose-binding protein — translated: MANVGVYSFEEYIHLVKSFHGSVAPGIIIGGFMVQFARSRMPENVLCDVICETPSCLPDAVQLLTPCTIGNGWLKVVDFGRYAVSFYDKYTGDGIRVFIDASRLDDWPEIKNWFLKLKPKREQDLQALLDQIKDAGYQIMGAQKITMRPEYLEKRRKGKRIVLCPLCGEAYPERDGELCKGCRSKTPYQKQEAPAEPAAPDLKAVPLENALGMTGLHDMTRVVPFETKGPAFRRDQVIGADDIDMLRKMGRARVYVKETAHPDENWVHEDDAAVAFAAAMAGEGVRRDERPSEGKVTFFAEREGLLVVDTERLFSFNLVPDVMCAGRRNGTVVAGDSAIGATRAIPLYLSKPYFNQAMGVLEGNPLFRVLPLRKAVAGILVTGTEVASGLVEDRFEPLIRSKLGRFGCDTVYSRIVPDDREIIAESATALIGEGIDLLVTTGGLSVDPDDVTRQGLIDAGATDILYGSPLLPGAMTLTGRIGPVQLIGVPAAALYFKTTSFDVLLPRLLAGLDMTRNDLARLGHGGFCLNCETCVYPLCHFGK